In Rhopalosiphum padi isolate XX-2018 chromosome 3, ASM2088224v1, whole genome shotgun sequence, the genomic stretch TATCAACATTGTCATGAGAATAATGACCATTGTAGTTAAAGTCTTGTTCACTGCCTTCCGTATAGATTGAGGTTGATTTTGTTATGACTGATGAAGGAGATGATGGAGGATCATCGATTTCTTCTTTCTTCTCATTTTCAAACCAATTATTGATGTATGAAGTTTTGACATATGGTGCCAAATGATTAAAGAATGGCACATTAGGTAATGCCCAACTCCCTAGCCACAGTTCTACTTGAAGCATTTTTAAGAGACTgggaaaaataaatatgcaagtGATTTGGTTTAAGTTtgctataaactttaaatagtattaacttACGTGTGCAGTGTTTTCCTTATTGTTGGGTCTTGCCACAGCTTTCGGCCCACTATATCACGAACAGTGTTGAGACGGATTAACTTGCAGCTTTCTGTTTGAATCGACAGCAgttgatttatgtttttttcgatTGGctcattcataatataataatgcatttgcATGATGTGGATTTCAAGCCCTTCAATTGTTATGTATTCACAAAAGGGACAATATCTAAGGGGCTGATAAGtagtaaattcaataaatatgaaACGAAGTTAAAcctatattttgtttgattacTCTGTTGACTTTCAATCCCATCATTAAGTTTTGGTGAACGGTCATGCTCATTTGTATACTTGacatctaaaaacaaaaattaattacaaaaaaaattctaaaccaGAACTATTTGATGTAATACGCACACAGTCATCAGACGTATCTTCATTATTCGGTGATGGAACGACCTtggtaactgaaaaaaaaagaaaattaaaaatcttatgcatacaaaacaacaaattataacatactaCTATACTCTTTCTTTGCATCATCGTCCAGATTTTCAGTTTCCAAGTTCAAacctataatacaaaatattaaattgcatatAAAATGCTAAATACAAACCCAAGTTTGAAATACTATAGACACTACcattatttactacaatttcGTCTGCAAACATCTAAAAggacaaaaaaattgttaaattaaaaaaatcaaaaaatattgtatgttacACCCACATAGTCGTCTTCGGGAACTTCGGAAAGTTCGGAAATTGAGGAAAGCTCCAATAAATTCTCGTTGTtggaaactaaaataaaattaaaaaccatatgaataaaaataatttcgaaaaacaTCAAAACATACCGTCTTCTTCTTGCAAATCAGGAAAGATCTATAAATGGTACAGATAATATACGCTATAAactaaacaaattgtaaaatattttatatgaaacttACATTTTCTTCTTCTGATATTTCAACCAGTGGAATAGAACCAGCGTTAAATGgtactgttttaaaaattaaaataatacaaattacatttataaactacaatttaaaaaaaaaaaaataaagcatacCATTCCCTCTTTTCTGATCTGCTAAAAtctatgaacaaaaatatacgaGATTAATACAACTAGTCAAAAAACTTatcttttatgtattattttataagctatatattatataatatctaagtatctaatatttacttttttgataatagcttttttcttcttcttcctcATCTTTTTCTTCCTACTGCTTTTCGTTTTCGTCCTTTTCATACCTAAATTATaagcaaaatgtttttaaaaaaaaagaaaagtatgAAAAACAGCCAAACAAACCATCCTGTCTGacctgataatattatgtattgagaCAGAGAATATTACTATATCCATTTATAACTTATTGGTTATAGATAGGGCTGTGCATTTGTAGGAAagttcattttctttttttgtgatTGTGAAACGTAGCAATGTAAGTACAtagttatatatgttatatataatttattatataacataaatccaatcacgaaacttttattttgcaattttttgtCTTTTTAGGATATATTTTCCTTTTCTAgttcattttttgatatttttaattaaattccattaattaACATCTTTTCaaaccttttaaaaaatgtttcaggCAAATTGCATTGTTAAAGAATCAATCAATCtcaaaatcaacattttataattatttctctttttattaaataaataaatttttatgcatataatatactaatatatatcagtataaatataaaaattaatttaaaaaccattttagtgCAGTATAGGTgcatttaatactataatttttggcattataaatgcattttttgcaTCTTCAGTGcataatttattgcatttttttaacattttaaatatatttttaaggttttttagtgcattaaattcaTAGACCTACACCACAGTTGGTCTCATAACCGTACCGCGCCATTAGATGTTTCACATCAAAAAGTTAATGACTTTTTCCATTTCCTACATACATCTATATTAGTTTCAGGTAAAGACGAAGAAATAGTATGTAtggtttaatgtttaatgacgagaaaaacaaaaaaacaatttaaatgcactaaaaacaatcaaaacatttaaaaacaatattcaatcatatttttttaaaacctagCACACTACTCAATAATTTCCACTTCAAGGAAAATttgagaattataaattattcataattatggCTTTTTATGGATTTTCGCATTACAGTAGAACCTCAATTATCTGAACTAATTGGGACCGCACCTGTTTTGGATACGCAAAAGGTTGaatattggaaattaaaaaaaataaaacatttatttttttttaacagtaaaatattattatgtaggtagtaggtacatacatatttattattattattattattaatatttcattagaattacatacattaaattattagaaatacatTACATACAGAGGaccatataatgtttattatatttttttgacaaaattatagatttttattaaacgaCGAGTTGGCAACGCGCTTTTCTGCAGCCAAGTCTCGCAAACATTCGGATAACAGAACGTTCGAATACGCTAATTGCAGTTTGGATAATAGAGGGTTTGTATAATGGAGGTTCTactgtatttgaaaaatattgagtaACGTGCTGCCTTATGGGTTGTAAGTATGTATATcctaaaatataggtaaatacgaCCAtatctcataaaataaaatcatcagcGTTGACATTGAGTTAACgaagaaaattcaaaaatgtgttattattaaacaataataaatgcatgATAAGTAGTGATACAAAATcttatctgaaaaataaaatatctggaCCCAGcctaataacataattatgtttaaaaaaactaaacactTACTATTTTCCATGGATCCTGGGACCtgttgaatgaaaaaaaaaaccttaagattatttaataataaaaatcataatactcTGCACATACGCACAATGTCATTATCGGATGTATAAATATCACGTCCGTATCTGTTATTATCGACCTAACGTGCAAaggaaaataacatttaataatgtatttaataaaatataataataatataattaaatactcacTGTATTATTGTCCACAAATCCATAAGAatctaaaaattacatttttaaataacattaaaatacaaggttataaattatattaaccaaATCACATACCATTTTCGACAGAAAATTTGGAACCTTATGTTTCCAGAAAAGTAATAGTACTAGTACataataaaacatgaaaatatatttataaaatagttactcACTTTGTTGGTCAATTGTATTATCAATTGGAAATTTTCTGAAAAGTTTGTCCATTTTTATCAGTCTGTATggggatgaaaaaaaaatatgagtataaagtaaaagaaatttaacatattgaagacagattatttttaattttttttttgcgttagTAGATGAAAACTGTAATTAACAtggctattattatattatatattagaacaGTGGCCTTCAATCGGTACTTGCGATAagtcttatttaaaattaaaaaaattatattcatatattataatatattatgtatgtcatACGACATcggataaaaaaatgttcgaaTAAACCGCGtactattttaaaaagtgtAGAAGATTACTGTAAATATcatcagttttaattttaactctttGTGTTCTATTTGATAAGTAAGagttaattagtttattaaagtTTCACAAATTcctgtattttaaagttttttttaaataataaagtatggtttattgtgttaaataccattttatatccagaaaaatttctaaaactttatttttcatcTAGTTTTTTATGGATAGAATCATTAACAATGAAATGTGTGTCTCTAGTAGCCTTATCAAtcttttttttgcaaaaaaaactaacaaatctttaagacattttttcaaaagtttagaaagtgataaaaataatggaatagaacaataatataacattcagttattgttttatttttaaaaaagtttttcagactattttcaaaatataaagaatgtgttttaaattttagaatatatttttgaacttcTAATTCATCAATttgatttaagaatataatatccttaacaaaataatttttatttaaatatctctaTTCCTTATACtcatctattttaaaaataatgtcattTTTACAAACtcttaaaaaaagaatttaatttattgtaaatatcaaACTCATTatctgtgataatattatttccaagtttatttagtttttagaatTTACCTACATAACTCTTTAgcttaacaaataattattagaatgtTTCTGTGTacagaaaattgttttttttaaggtaaaattaaatggttaattttaaaaaaagtgtagATAATTTTCCTTACTTTTTATAGTCATTACAATACCACTTGTTATCAAGTTttgtaatttaagatttttatttcttttttcttttttactttgATGTTACAATTGTTgcagatatattaataaaaatacatgtattttattattgaaaatatcaatagttatatttacataactgGAATTGAATTAAGTAATGATGGCCAATGTTCAGttgatattatttagataactaaaatcataattacCCACATTTATGTGtcttaatattttcaacatttttatttttggatccAAGTAtccaataatatatcatcattatatCCAAATTGAATATCAGTAGCAAAATGATCAGTTATgtcacatttatttatacatatgatttaatatcattaaaattactatttttaaggaAAATGTGCATCTAAacatgaacataataattaataaaagatcTTGTATAGTGAAATCAGtcattatacctaaataattatttgatacattaatattttatcaactactCTTTACTCTTTTACTCAACGTGTGACAATACTAAattgtgtttactgtttagaaagtttaaaaatcaaaaatcaaacaaCTAGATACaactaggtaggtacttaaaatcaATAAGAAAGAGATAGCCTCTTTGTCAAGACTGCCGACCGAAAAATGTCAACTTTCGCAGTATCGATTTAATACACACTACCGCGGATACCtcattatttattgtcatttgTTACTACtagtaaataagtattttttttctagttaaaaTCGACAGATAATGAAGTATCCGCTACTCGTAAACGACATACACGTTGAAAACCTTCAGTCAGCACGGACAATACTCACGTTAAAACAAGAAACAGCTATTAATGTGGACGCACAGGAGCACAATAAGTTGTGGTAAACCGAAAATCCGTAGTAGTGTAACACTAgcacataaataataagatgCAATAACGCTTAAAACGTAACACGGTAAACATAGAAAACAGTAAAGCACAAAGAAACGCAACTCGTGGGACTACTCTGCGTGCCACCTGCAGGAAATGTCATTGAGTGTCACTGTCCGACTAATGACTATACTTCGGACCACGAGGGAACATTACGTCGTCTACCGAAACGTGTCCGATTCCGCGCACCCGTACGCAGTGTGTCACTGACCACTGTGCACATGGTGAGTGGAAATGCAGTCTGTGTACATGGGCAAAACGGTCGCTTTATCGCGAGATGGTAAAGTAAACTGCGGTAAAATTGCACCACAGTAtagatgaaattaattaaactaattgCATCTATTCTGTGATTACACCTTTTCAATAAGTCGATATTTAaactttggaaaaaaaaattaatattttacaatcagCGACATACCGataagaaacattttataaacttcggcaatttattttatatatataacatttattccATGTTAAATAaccacttaatttttaaatatatttaaatttaaatttaaaattgtttgagcGCGTCACACCcgcatattatgttgttttcgTCTTGcaagtacgtaacatagcaaatttacgctcagcagacAGCATATAATGTTTAGCTCCGTGAGTTTAAAAATTGgagtgaatcgacctattataaaactagatggtaagaacattatttgtgtttcagtgtttgtatgttggttttttacgatagtataattttttagcgaattacataatatagcgtaaattaaaaatgctcatcaAGCCATAAATAACTTAGAAActgaataattgtaaaaaaccaacatacaaacacagataatgctCTATAAGACTGGGCCAAAGGCCCGtagaccatataatattaacattactaacgtatataatatttaaaattttaaaataatattattatataccttaatacttaaaaatattatataatatattatatacatatgtcaaTATGTGTATATAGGTCTATAGGTGTGTTACCTAGGTATTAGTCATTAGTGGGcatcaaagattttttttctaaattggtAGTGCGCACaactaaaaaggttgggaaacGCTGATATATACTTATCCTTCTCTACTGTTATGTATAGACTATTGGGCTCGGAAGTTGTTGCATTTGCAAGTTTTTTTTGAACCATTAGTTTACATAACTTAGGTATCTAGACGAATTTGTGCGATATTTGGCATTTTgtcattatcaattattttgctACTATGGTGTTGGTTTTActgtaattattcattatatcgGTCCATAATAAAATTGTCGGAATCAGTAGGACGTACGGataataattgtactaataCACGATGGCTCGGCTTAGTAACAACATATAGCCAATGTGCATAAATCAGTCGAGTCATTTGGGTGGGGGTGGGAGCAAGGAGGGCATATTTTGCCCCTGTCTGATTTTAAAAGCAGCCCAATGAGCCGGTGCCCGGTTGTTGCCATTTAaccattattatacttaattaacgaaaaaactcaaaaaacatgcctattttaataatattttcagaaactATACTCTGTAGGTACTAAGAAATTATtgtcataatgttatatttttaattaataatttattgataaagttagaatatatttatatttagacacTTTCGGGGACATTacgtgtatattgtatgtatgtatgtatgtgtgttttGAGAAGgaaaagaaacataatattgttgtgtgcacaacaataataatgattaatatcataattctatagttttatttctaaaatctaaaattaatacatattctaAAAACAACAAATCGGCACTCTTAttagttatcaatttatcattaatttcagACTTCCTGTAATCTGTATAGTAAATGGTAAACTATTCTGTACACAGTATACTTAAACTGTTAGTTGAGTActtgcattaaaattaaattcttttgtGACATGTGcttacattgattttataatatagacaaaatatgtatataaaaaaaagaaatgagcGATGCTGCTAAAAACCGAtgtgctaaaaaaatataattattgcaaaTCGCTctagaattgaaaaaaattctgacatgtttaaaaaacaaacgaAACGAACcagtaattttaacataataactaataaggattTACAATTTAGTGCACTTTATCGTCGTCAACGTAGACAAATAAATATCCACGAAATGGTTACGCACAATTACCTAGCTTGGTAGTTTTTCCCAAATTTGTGTACTCGTGTTAGTATTTGTTTTGCCGACATTCgaagttttaatgtttttataatatatttgtcggTATTGTTCATTCATCCATAGTGATGACGTGACGTATCCatatactttttgttttaaGCGTATGCTGTGACGAATTTACAGGGAGGGATGAGAGATAAATCCcccttggtattttttttactgatagGTGGGTGTAAAAtgtcgtacctatatattacagaaatatagaataaaattattgaaaacgctacactttattataatatttaatattgatatgttaAGCATTTGGAAATACTAAGGTTGATGCCCATAGGGCCATAGACCATATTCTACCTACTGCTAAATGCCTaaatatgattgaaaacaattgGTATCGTAAATCGTAAAATGTTGCCAAtggtcattattataaataaacatccGGCTATTATCATGtttctaatagtaataacactaataactaataagcgtTTGGTTgctatttcaaaacatattgtAAGACGAGggcatgtatttataaattgacattttaaacaataaattccaataattaaatagaatataaataataattgaacttaaacactaaaatatgagttatttttataatttattattgtattacattattaaaattattaatatcttataaataatattaatattttaattattatagtctcACACTCTGGCCATATTTTTACTCGTCCTAcacataaatttgtttatttatcaattgtatttttatggtttccccgttttataaaaaaataattatgaataataaatcttcAATACATAAGAATacagttttaaacatttataaatatgtaaataaaataatatatataagtatacttactaataataatataagtttataaatactcAACATATGCCAATTGTTGTAGTCAACGGTCAATGGATTTTCTATTGATTAAATTAAGCATATACTAGGCACACAGGCGACACAGCCGAGAAACGGGGCCAGGTTAGAACAGTTAGCTATAATTAAAGACCGGATTTTGCATATAATAgtatgttcatatttttataaattataagcaatGACATGCAGTAAATGGATTTTCATCaactatatcaaaataaataatattatacatttttattttgcatatttttgcatattttgggtacaagtgaaaatatatatattttctataaaaactcttgtttttgcatattacgtatacattatttaaatgttttaattttgttttataattttatttacaattattatctataaatttggCGACaacacaaaaattgaaaatatttttaaaaatatatattattacgtttccGTAGGGtcataattacttattacttattagttggtaaataggtaggtataccttATTCATTGCATACTGATTTTCATatcgaatatttttatgttgtctATTTTGTCTAACATTAtcgatttattttcattagtcAATACTACAGAACACGGACGGGCACACTGACGACTGTAGTTCTAAGTGTACATTTGGCAATAGTCaaacgtattataaaaatttgttaattttatataacattgtttGTGTTGGTTACTTTATATTCTTTACAATGCCTAAGTGTCCAAGTTCAAAATTACCATCATTTAGAAAATGGattgacatattattgttacttattattgttccaataatgattaaaatattaaattgtctattttttcatcacaatcataaaatatattgtatatataatattgtagtttatttttttccatcattaatgttttaattttataattttataataaataaatacatatttacctagctaaaataactaataattaaaaattattttgcatatattGTGCTTTTTATGCGCATATGGTATGTTTGAAACATTCaagtgcatattttaaaattttaaatgcatataaatccgaTCTTTAGCtataacttcaattttttgaaaacacaTTCGACGTTTAATGCCGCGGCACATTTGTCATGCCGGGCATGTCGTTATACCGTTCGCTGCAACAAATTTCTACCCGATCGACAACCTAACCTAACGCGTCGACATCGGctctactttattattatttttatatacattcggTGCTATAAATTATAGGCAAAGAACagtgtgatattataattaattgataagcaaactaaaaaaaaaaaaaatatataggactATAGaagtgataatattaataataaattaataaactattattaaaagtaattttgatacttaaaaattgtaaaattcgtaacattataaattaaaattcacaatttaataaaaattattttggacaTAAGTTGGTGCCGACCCCCCGTtcctgtaaaaaaataaagttgaaatacgcaaaaaaaaaaatagtggagCTCCGTCCCACTGCGCATCACCCCAATTCGAGTACTGCAATACATTCGACTACCGGACTACAATTTGTCATATCTTTCTGTTACACTCTGTTTACATGTATATCATTTgaacctatacatatattttcttataatttataaataatttattatttaattagtagtttaattttattttgtcaacGGAAGGTACATAGATACATGTATAACATTgtgaaaactataaatatatttgcttataatttataaataatattttaattaaaaacttctagatttaattaaatttataagacgataatatgcagtatatataaatatatgtatattattttagtattatactaataaaatcagCTTCGTCTCTACATTccggaaaaaatttaaataacagatgtatttttaaaccaaacatataagcaaaataaatacACCATTCAATTactaatgtaataactaatcaaAAATAGCCAgaagaaaaaatcaaaataatcaaataacacTAGCAAAAATGATGAGACATTAAACTCAAGTCAACAACTAATGTGCCGACTACGTGTCAAACGTGTAGTACGAAcgtgttaaaatcaaaaaaataacttttcggATGTAGACCAGTTtagattaaattgaaaaaaacgcAAGTGTAATTCGTAATATACCTAACCAAgactattcaaatattaaaacaaaaacattaaataggtgcatgctaaataaataattcatattttaatttaatacatttttataactttgttgaataaaaataaaaacaacttgcATCCTCATCGTGTAATTataacatgaaataaaatacagctatagatacatatatatatatatatatatatatatatcatattatagacttagaaataaaaaaaaccatttttttatttaatttaacttcaaaacatcttattttgttttaatacaattagattttcaaaaatatcatcaCTTAGTATATGACTTATATGAGTATGGCCGGGGGCCGG encodes the following:
- the LOC132926332 gene encoding uncharacterized protein LOC132926332 isoform X1; translated protein: MDKLFRKFPIDNTIDQQNSYGFVDNNTVDNNRYGRDIYTSDNDIVPGSMENSMKRTKTKSSRKKKMRKKKKKAIIKKILADQKRGNVPFNAGSIPLVEISEEENIFPDLQEEDVSNNENLLELSSISELSEVPEDDYMFADEIVVNNGLNLETENLDDDAKKEYSITKVVPSPNNEDTSDDCMSSIQMSMTVHQNLMMGLKVNRPLRYCPFCEYITIEGLEIHIMQMHYYIMNEPIEKNINQLLSIQTESCKLIRLNTVRDIVGRKLWQDPTIRKTLHTLLKMLQVELWLGSWALPNVPFFNHLAPYVKTSYINNWFENEKKEEIDDPPSSPSSVITKSTSIYTEGSEQDFNYNGHYSHDNVDNMSEGIPNVPNYFESLTERLRNAGLLKKLNADHPLISLYRNVFRKKQPNKPLAINMQLATTSRVLRYVQDKCIQNELPVHHWLVLLQKPDYIIEYLRLREKLGQTTSTTMNYLQVLMPMFAYAMTSFPYDDPTFPMVDGFPDDKVINGFKYTLDQLLEVFPDSIDFFSNI
- the LOC132926332 gene encoding uncharacterized protein LOC132926332 isoform X2 gives rise to the protein MDKLFRKFPIDNTIDQQNSYGFVDNNTVDNNRYGRDIYTSDNDIVPGSMENSMKRTKTKSSRKKKMRKKKKKAIIKKILADQKRGNVPFNAGSIPLVEISEEENIFPDLQEEDVSNNENLLELSSISELSEVPEDDYMFADEIVVNNGLNLETENLDDDAKKEYSITKVVPSPNNEDTSDDCMSSIQMSMTVHQNLMMGLKVNRPLRYCPFCEYITIEGLEIHIMQMHYYIMNEPIEKNINQLLSIQTESCKLIRLNTVRDIVGRKLWQDPTIRKTLHTLLKMLQVELWLGSWALPNVPFFNHLAPYVKTSYINNWFENEKKEEIDDPPSSPSSVITKSTSIYTEGSEQDFNYNGHYSHDNVDNMSEGIPNVPNYFESLTERLRNAGLLKKLNADHPLISLYRNVFRKKQPNKPLAINMQLATTSRVLRYVQDKCIQNELPVHHWLVLLQKPDYIIEYLRL